One region of Fibrobacter sp. UWB15 genomic DNA includes:
- a CDS encoding GTP-binding protein — MAKEHFDRSKPHCNIGTIGHVDHGKTTLTAA; from the coding sequence ATGGCAAAAGAACATTTTGACAGAAGCAAGCCGCACTGCAACATCGGCACCATCGGCCACGTTGACCACGGCAAAACCACTCTGACCGCCGCAAT
- a CDS encoding M48 family metallopeptidase — protein MKYVGLQTQIWRNNRNSILLLCLFPVIILVMVFAVILCLDFFGVLCSIVEGGCPEGHATYMKYGILHWPEVRHSFWEVLPYTLQIVGVWFIIAYCANTAIIRHATHAKPLERKDNLRVYNIVENLCIAGGIEMPQINIVEDNGLNAFASGIDIPSFTITLTTGLIDKLNDAELAAVVGHELTHIKNRDTRLMVVCIVFVGIFSTIQMVSMKLLSAMLRGPRNHSRSRRGGGSGGVIIIFALILVLIWSTIGYIFSWLTRLAISRSREYVADAGGAELCGDPWALASALQKISDYPGLDTVRRNDVAQLYIIHPDEEFDNDMKLKGLIAKANIMFCTHPDTPERIRLLKQF, from the coding sequence ATGAAATACGTCGGACTCCAAACCCAGATTTGGCGGAACAACCGCAACAGCATCTTGCTGCTGTGCCTGTTCCCCGTTATTATCTTGGTGATGGTGTTTGCGGTCATTTTGTGCCTGGACTTTTTTGGCGTACTTTGTTCGATTGTCGAAGGCGGGTGCCCCGAAGGCCACGCCACCTACATGAAATACGGCATTCTGCACTGGCCCGAAGTGCGGCATAGTTTTTGGGAGGTGCTTCCTTACACTTTGCAGATTGTCGGCGTGTGGTTCATTATCGCCTATTGCGCGAATACCGCCATTATACGGCATGCGACGCATGCGAAACCCCTTGAGCGCAAGGATAACCTGCGCGTCTACAATATTGTCGAGAACCTCTGCATTGCAGGCGGCATTGAGATGCCGCAAATCAACATCGTCGAGGATAACGGCCTGAATGCGTTTGCGAGCGGAATCGACATTCCCTCGTTCACGATTACGCTCACGACCGGACTTATAGACAAATTAAACGATGCGGAACTCGCCGCCGTCGTGGGGCATGAACTCACGCATATCAAGAACCGCGACACGCGACTCATGGTGGTGTGCATCGTGTTCGTTGGAATCTTTTCGACCATTCAGATGGTATCGATGAAGCTACTTTCGGCAATGCTCCGCGGCCCTCGCAATCATTCCCGCAGCAGGCGCGGCGGTGGAAGCGGTGGCGTCATCATCATCTTTGCGTTGATTCTTGTTTTGATTTGGAGCACAATCGGCTACATTTTCAGCTGGCTCACGCGTCTAGCCATTTCGCGTTCGCGCGAGTACGTGGCCGATGCCGGCGGCGCCGAACTCTGTGGCGACCCGTGGGCGCTCGCTTCTGCCCTGCAGAAAATCTCGGATTACCCCGGCCTCGACACCGTGCGCCGAAACGACGTGGCGCAACTTTATATTATTCACCCCGACGAAGAATTCGACAACGATATGAAACTTAAGGGCCTCATCGCGAAGGCAAACATCATGTTCTGCACCCACCCCGATACGCCCGAGAGAATTCGGTTGCTGAAACAGTTTTAA
- a CDS encoding LemA family protein — protein MTIGIVAGIVVVVLIAWFISMYNGLVKLRNNRENAFANIDVQLKQRFDLVPQLVSTVKGYATHEKETLDKVTSARAAAMNATTVDEKVAADKALSGALAGLRISLEAYPELKANQNFLQLQNELADIENKLSAARRFFNSTTRELNNACEVFPSNIVAGMFGFKRAPMYEATESRDTLNKAPEVKF, from the coding sequence ATGACTATTGGAATTGTTGCCGGCATTGTCGTGGTGGTGCTAATCGCCTGGTTCATTTCGATGTATAATGGACTTGTAAAACTCCGCAATAACCGTGAAAATGCATTCGCAAATATCGATGTGCAACTCAAGCAGCGTTTTGATTTGGTGCCGCAGCTGGTGAGCACTGTCAAGGGCTACGCCACTCACGAAAAAGAGACGCTTGACAAGGTGACCTCGGCTCGTGCCGCCGCCATGAATGCAACGACTGTCGACGAAAAGGTCGCTGCCGACAAGGCGCTTTCCGGTGCGCTTGCCGGGCTCCGCATCTCGCTCGAAGCTTACCCCGAACTCAAGGCCAACCAGAACTTCTTGCAGTTGCAGAATGAACTTGCCGATATCGAAAACAAACTCTCTGCCGCCCGCCGTTTCTTCAATTCTACCACTCGCGAATTGAACAACGCCTGCGAAGTATTCCCGAGCAACATTGTGGCCGGTATGTTCGGCTTCAAGCGTGCCCCGATGTACGAGGCCACCGAAAGCCGCGACACACTCAACAAAGCCCCCGAGGTGAAGTTTTAG
- a CDS encoding thioesterase family protein → MEICTFKHTARIDVRYAETDQMGIVHHAVYPVWFEQARTEFFRAVGAGYAEMEAEGFAAPVLEISVRYRQPTHYGEFVDIETTMVREGSLKFRFEYKAYVNGTLCTTGSTLHCMTKGGRPTRDLPSGFSKLEFVTE, encoded by the coding sequence ATGGAAATTTGCACATTCAAGCACACCGCGCGGATCGATGTCCGCTACGCAGAAACCGACCAGATGGGAATCGTCCACCACGCCGTTTACCCCGTATGGTTCGAACAGGCCCGTACCGAATTCTTCCGCGCCGTTGGCGCAGGATATGCAGAAATGGAAGCCGAGGGCTTTGCCGCACCGGTACTCGAAATTTCCGTACGCTACAGACAACCTACCCACTACGGGGAATTCGTGGACATCGAGACGACCATGGTCCGCGAAGGCAGCCTCAAGTTCCGCTTTGAATACAAGGCTTACGTGAACGGGACGCTCTGCACCACGGGTTCAACGCTCCACTGCATGACCAAGGGCGGCCGCCCCACGCGCGACCTGCCCAGCGGTTTTAGCAAGCTTGAATTTGTAACCGAGTAA
- a CDS encoding replication-associated recombination protein A, producing the protein MDQPLAERLRPRNLDEFLGQNKILGEQSLLRKSLENDNVPSMIFWGPPGCGKTSLAHVIRQHTKKAFVALSAVASGVKEVKEVLADARKMKAMFKDTILFIDEIHRFNKGQQDALLGAVEDGTVTLIGATTENPGFEVNSALLSRCQLILFAPLSKDDLRTLIFSALRDHPRGLQLKDVEVEEAVIDKLITQSDGDARFLLNQIEWIGKNLGDKKVIDEKLLEEFQYKKPLRYDKGGEEHYNLISALHKSVRGSDPDAALYWLHRMLQGGEDPRFILRRLMRMSMEDIGLADPNALLLATSAREAYDFMGIPEGLIALDELAIYLSLAPKSNSVELAGMKADQIVKQTGTLPVPRAFRNSVTKVGEKLGYGIDYQYDHDSPGAYSAQEHLPKQLEGTEIYQPKPYGKEKQLGERLAQLKQIKREKNKG; encoded by the coding sequence ATGGACCAGCCGCTCGCCGAAAGATTACGCCCCAGGAACCTCGATGAGTTTTTAGGCCAGAACAAGATTCTGGGCGAGCAGAGCCTGTTGCGCAAGAGTCTCGAAAACGACAATGTGCCGAGCATGATTTTCTGGGGCCCGCCGGGCTGCGGAAAGACGAGCCTTGCCCACGTGATTCGCCAGCACACCAAGAAGGCGTTCGTGGCGCTTTCGGCTGTCGCGAGCGGCGTCAAGGAAGTCAAGGAAGTTTTGGCGGATGCCCGCAAGATGAAGGCGATGTTCAAGGACACAATCCTCTTTATCGACGAAATCCACCGCTTTAACAAGGGACAGCAGGATGCGCTGTTGGGTGCCGTCGAGGACGGCACGGTGACGCTCATAGGCGCCACCACCGAGAACCCGGGGTTCGAGGTCAACAGCGCGCTACTTAGCCGCTGCCAGCTGATTCTTTTTGCGCCCTTGAGCAAGGACGACTTGCGCACGCTGATTTTTAGTGCACTGCGCGATCACCCGCGTGGTTTGCAACTTAAAGATGTAGAAGTCGAAGAAGCTGTTATAGACAAGTTAATCACACAGTCCGATGGCGACGCACGATTCCTGCTGAATCAGATTGAATGGATCGGCAAGAATCTGGGCGATAAAAAAGTCATCGACGAAAAGCTTCTCGAAGAATTCCAGTACAAGAAGCCTCTGCGTTACGACAAGGGCGGCGAAGAGCATTACAATTTAATTTCGGCTTTGCACAAGTCCGTGCGCGGAAGCGATCCCGATGCTGCCCTCTACTGGCTGCACCGCATGCTGCAAGGTGGCGAAGACCCGCGCTTCATTCTGCGCAGACTTATGCGCATGAGCATGGAAGACATCGGTCTTGCCGATCCGAACGCGTTACTGCTTGCCACAAGTGCCCGCGAAGCCTACGACTTCATGGGAATCCCCGAAGGACTCATCGCCCTCGACGAGCTCGCCATTTACCTTTCGCTTGCGCCCAAGAGCAACAGCGTGGAACTGGCGGGAATGAAAGCCGACCAAATCGTGAAGCAGACAGGCACGCTCCCTGTACCTCGCGCCTTCCGCAATTCCGTCACGAAGGTCGGCGAAAAGCTGGGCTACGGGATCGACTACCAGTACGATCACGACAGCCCCGGCGCTTACTCCGCTCAAGAACACCTGCCCAAGCAACTCGAAGGCACCGAGATTTACCAGCCCAAGCCCTACGGCAAGGAAAAGCAACTCGGCGAAAGGCTTGCGCAATTAAAGCAGATTAAGCGGGAAAAGAATAAAGGTTAA
- a CDS encoding YggS family pyridoxal phosphate-dependent enzyme: MEFTLDEMREHLAALEARISEACKIAGRSRDTVKLVWVSKFHPAEAVENAIALGATDFGENRVQEAELKFSEPRKALNGERVRCHVIGPVQSNKLKKAAIVADCIHSIASIEAVEKLERVCAALPGNGADASQGKILDILFQVNAGEEETKSGLDVHEAEAFLNQLAEKAGAATDDGKSENFPHLRFRGLMTIGKNTGNAEDSRECFAFLRNLQQKFFAKGGAFAHFDQLSMGMTGDLEVAIEEGSTMIRVGTALFGERDYSKPVNDPV; this comes from the coding sequence ATGGAATTTACTTTAGATGAAATGCGCGAGCACCTTGCAGCTCTCGAAGCAAGGATTAGCGAAGCCTGCAAGATTGCGGGCCGTAGCCGTGACACGGTTAAGCTCGTTTGGGTGAGCAAGTTCCACCCGGCAGAAGCTGTAGAAAATGCGATTGCGCTGGGTGCTACTGACTTCGGCGAAAACCGCGTGCAAGAAGCCGAACTTAAGTTCAGCGAGCCGCGCAAGGCACTCAATGGCGAACGCGTGCGTTGCCACGTGATTGGCCCTGTACAAAGTAACAAACTCAAGAAGGCGGCAATTGTCGCCGACTGCATCCATTCTATCGCAAGTATCGAGGCGGTAGAAAAGCTGGAACGCGTCTGTGCGGCACTCCCCGGCAACGGCGCCGACGCATCCCAGGGCAAGATTCTCGATATCCTTTTCCAGGTGAACGCCGGTGAAGAAGAAACCAAGAGCGGCCTCGATGTGCACGAAGCCGAGGCATTCTTGAACCAGCTTGCAGAAAAAGCGGGTGCCGCGACTGATGACGGCAAGAGTGAAAACTTCCCGCACCTGCGTTTCCGCGGGCTCATGACCATCGGGAAGAACACGGGCAACGCCGAAGACAGCCGCGAATGCTTCGCATTCCTCCGCAATCTTCAGCAGAAGTTCTTCGCAAAGGGCGGCGCGTTTGCCCACTTCGACCAGCTTTCGATGGGCATGACGGGCGACCTGGAAGTCGCCATCGAAGAAGGCTCCACCATGATTCGCGTGGGAACGGCCCTCTTTGGCGAACGTGACTATTCTAAGCCTGTAAACGACCCTGTTTAG